The genome window AACGAGACGCGCGCTTCCGGGGTTGCGGACTGTGCAGTGAAGGTGCCCAGTAGGGCGATGCCGACGTTCCCGGAGTTGTACTCCCCGATGTGGGCGGCGGTGACCAGGCGGCCCGCCGCGTCGTGCGCGGGCGTTCCGTCGGTGCCCGACCAGCGTCCCTCGTACACCTGACCGGCCGCGTCGATCAGGTAGTGGTAACCGAGGTCGCCGTACTCCGCGGCGTCGGCGCGGTAGATCGCGCGCACCCGGGCGGTCGCCTCCAGGCTGTCGCCGCCGTCCGCGGTGTGGTGGACCGTCAGGGTCTGGACCGGGTAGTAGGCGGGGGGCCAGCGCTCGGTGCCGGTGGCGGTGTAGCGCAGGGCTTCGTCGGCTCCCCACTGGGCGCGGGTGAGCAGCGGGTAGGTGGCGGCCGAGGCCGGGAGCGCTGTCGTGCCCAGTACGGCCGCGGCGCCCAGCGCGCCAAGGAACGTCCGGCGCGGCAGCGGGGAGGGGGATGCGGGGCGTCTGGTGCCCCGTAGGTCTTGGCGGTCCGGGAGGTCCATGGGGTGTGTCTCCCTGTGTGTTCTCGTAGGGGAAAGGCGGTCATGTGTCGCCGTACGGGCCGCTGCCCGTCCTCCCTGAGGGGAGGACGGGCAGCGGTGCGCGTGTGTGCGGTCGGAGGCGAGACCAGGTCAGCAGCGGTGGGTGCCGGCGAAGTTCCAGAACGCGGACTTGGTGGCGGGTCCGGCGAGCCCGTCGACGGTGAGGCTGGCGCCGTGCAGGTTGAGGTACTGCTGCAGCCCCTTGATCGTGTTGGGGCCGACGATCCCGTCGATGGAGTCGCTGTAGTAGCCCAGGGTTTTGAACAAGTTCTGCGCCGCCTTCCAGCTGTTGGTACCCAGCTGGCCGTCGATGGTGCCCGGGCCGGGGAAACCAAAGGTGCTCGCCCGGTCGCGCAGCAGGCACTGCCAGCTCTTGGCGTGGGCGGTGTCCAGCCCCAGGTTGTTCACGGCGAGCACGCCGATGGCCTCCGCGCTCGCCGCCGACGCCGCGGGCACCGAGGACGAGGCGGGGGCCGC of Streptomyces phaeolivaceus contains these proteins:
- a CDS encoding peptidoglycan recognition protein family protein, which translates into the protein MDLPDRQDLRGTRRPASPSPLPRRTFLGALGAAAVLGTTALPASAATYPLLTRAQWGADEALRYTATGTERWPPAYYPVQTLTVHHTADGGDSLEATARVRAIYRADAAEYGDLGYHYLIDAAGQVYEGRWSGTDGTPAHDAAGRLVTAAHIGEYNSGNVGIALLGTFTAQSATPEARVSLARLLAELAGRHGVDPLADVVYRNPVSNVVRTVPAIGGHRDWASTECPGTLYTDLPYIRREVAELLAG
- a CDS encoding peptidoglycan-binding domain-containing protein — its product is MRSKIMKRACVTAATVAALTAGGLAGAGTSFAAPASSSVPAASAASAEAIGVLAVNNLGLDTAHAKSWQCLLRDRASTFGFPGPGTIDGQLGTNSWKAAQNLFKTLGYYSDSIDGIVGPNTIKGLQQYLNLHGASLTVDGLAGPATKSAFWNFAGTHRC